The genomic interval ACCCAGAGAGGCATCTTTTTAGGAGGTGCTGCCCCCATTCTACTGCAGGAACAGCCAACAATGCTGCACACACCCTTGACTCTGTTACACCCAAGATACTTCCACAGGGACAAGCACGGAACAGAAACTTTATTAGGAACATCTGCCTGCCCAGTGGACTGGTGGCTGCACATGGCTTTCTGGGGATGCTGATGCTCCACGCCAGCCTGGAAGCTGCAGGAGGGAAGGGCTAAGGGCTGCTCATTTCGTTCCACCTGGGGCTCAGCAGGTGGCCAGCACATGTGTCTGCGATATTGGTCATGGGGGTAAAGGGGGTTCTTGTGGCATAGGTCTGGCTTCCGAACCCTCTTCCTCTTTGTTCATCCACCACCCCCAAGGGGAACATGTGTTTCCAGCTCCTCACAAGGCCACCTGGCAGGTTGATGTTTTGGCAGTGCCTGCCTCAATGTCTCCAGCAGACACTGCAACACACCTGAGATGGGAAAACCATCCCCTGAGCTCAGATCAGAGCACACAGAGCCACCAGCCTGGTGGCTCAACACTTAACACTCAGAGTTGAGGAGATGCTCCTGTGAGGGTCAACGAGAGCGTCCAGCACTTATGAGGACATAGCTTCAGCCCTGTTCTCTCATCTAATGTCAGATTGGGGGCTTGGATGTGACCATGCTAATTAGCCAGTTAGTGGGTTAAAGATGTGACGTTCAACAGGAACAATGGTGCTTCCTTTCCACGGAGGTGCAAAGGCCGGTCCTTGGAGGTACCTTAACAGCTCCTCAGAAGGTTGGTATGGCCCCTGAAGACACCAGTTCCTAACTTTCCCACATCCTATAGCGTCCCCCCAAAACCCAGATAGTGCCTGTCCAGAGCCAGATCACCTTCCACACACAACCTCAGGGTGTTGGTTATTCTTTCCTTCTGAGAAGAGATATTCCTTCATCGATGGTTTTCAGAGGTTGGAAGAGACATTGACAGATGAAGAAGTGTAGGAGGTAACATGATGACGTGCCAAGAACTCCTTGCTGACCAGGCCATGCATGGCTAGGATCTTGAGGAATCCATGGCGAAAATTTTGGCCGATGAAGGCGTAGATGATGGGGTTGAGGCAGCTATGGAGAAATCCCAGAATCTCGGTGGCATCCAGGGCCCAGCCGATGTCATTGCGGCGCTCACAGCTCTCCTTAATCAACTGGGTCCTCATGAGGGTGTCTGCGAGCAGGACCAGGTTGTAGGGCAGCCAGCAGAGAAGGAAGATGAGGACGACAGCGAAGATGACCCGCATGGCCCGGTGCTTCTGCCCCATGTGGGCCTTAAACAGCGTACACAGGGCGAATCCATAGCAGAACAGCATGACAAACAGCGGCACGATGAAGCCAAAGGTGTGAGGCAGGATCCGCAACACCATCCGCCATTTTGCTGTGTCATTTCCCAGGACCTCATAGCAAACTGGACTGGAATTTTTTGGATGATAAGCCTGGCGGAAAAGGAAGAAGGGCAGGGACAGAATCATAGACAGTCCCCAGCAGCTGAGACAAACAAACTTGACCAAGTGACGCTTCTGGGTCAGTGTGCGTGTGGCATGGACAATGGCCAGGTAACGGTCCACACTGATGCAGGCCAATAGCAGGATGCCACTGTAGAAGTTGACTTCCTTCAGTAGTGAGACCACTTTGCACAGGAGTGTGCCAAAAATCCAGCCATTCACCTTGGAGACGGCCCAGATGGGCAAGGTCAGGGCAAAGAGTAGGTCGGCCAAGGCTAGGTTCAGCAGGTAGACATCAGTGACGGAGCGGCCGACCCTGCTGTATAAGATGACCAGCATCACGAGGGAGTTTCCCAGCAGGCTCAGCAGGAACACTAGGGCATAGGTGACAATCACAACATACTTGTTGAGTGTCTCAGTCTCTAGCCTACAGGGTCTGTAATCTTCATCTATAGGTGGCATGCCAGTGAAATTTGGATCACCGTCATAATCCCACATCTGTGGATCTGTAATATTCGACATGCCCTCTTCAGTTTCAGCAATGGTTTGATCTAGCTGGAAggttagaaggaaggaaatgtgaTTTAGTAGCTCGGATTCAAGGCATTCTCATCAAGGATGTGAGAGCAGTTACTGGGATACCCTTGGCTTCCCTGTTGGTTTGGCAATGAGAGCTCCCCTTCCTCCTTTGCCTCCAACCTGGTCTTCTTTGGAGGTTGGCTTCCCAGTGTTCTCCACCTTCCACAACTCTAAGGCCTGACCTGAGTGTGGGGTAAGATGGAATATGGGGAAAACACCTTAACCCTTGCTCAACCTACAACTGCCTCCTCTCAGCCTATGTCTCTACCTCTGTCCCTCTTTAGCCTTCTCCATCCTCAGCTGTGTCTGTGCATTTGGATGTGGGGACCAGGTTGGTCTTAGACATTCAGGGAAGGGCCAGCATTAAGCAAAATGCAAGAAGGCAAACCTGTTCCCAGGTGGCCCCTTCTACTATTTCCTTTCCTATGTTCTCCCTGATTCTTGTTTACCCTCCTTAAAATCTACTGGGGGAAGGAAGTGATAACAACACATTGCATTAAACTGTATATTTTAAGCCTTGTCTTTAAATAAGGAGCACACATTTTGTTCCTCTGTCTAAAGGAGTTTTAAGTATTTGAGAAGATAAAGTCTCCATCTTTGTCCGTGAAACCCTCCACCCCCGACAAAATCCACAGAATGGTTCAAgagttttcaaatatatttcctaTTGTGAAATATTTTGCTGAAATAAGATCTCCCCAGAAGCCCAGTATGTGAAACAGACAAAAGCTGAGCCACTGTAGGGCAGAGTGTGCTAATCTCCCAACCCAGATGGCCCATAAAGGGCCCCTCAAAGCTCCAGGACTCTCCAGAGAATAGTCTGAAAACCTTTGGAAAGTCACCCAGGTTGGTTGTAAAGACACCTAGCATCCAGTCTTCATTCTATCCTGATTCTACCATTAATAAGTtttgtgtgtaatcccagcactttgggaggccaaggcaggcagatcatgaagtcaggagttcgagaccagcctgaccaacatgatgaaaccccgtctcttctaaaaatacaaaaaaattatctgggtgtggtggcgtgcacctgtaatcccaactactcaggaggctgaggcaggagaatcgcttgaacccgggagatggaggttgcagtgagccgagatcttgccattgcactacagcctaggcgacagagcaagactccatctcaaaataaataaataaataaataagtctcatgaccTTGAGTGGGGTCTCATACCCCTAGAGatttcagtcttctcatctgcaaATTGAGGAAGACAGAATCATCCACCTCTCATTTGTTGCCAGGCCTGAGGATGTATGATGAGTCCACTCAGATCCACACATTTTAGTATGTTCCCTCCCTACTAGTATTTGCATTTTCACTGAAGACAAAGTCTTAAGGTGAAGCAATAAACATCAAATTGGGGAATTGTCAGCCTCTTCCCACAAAAGGGTAAGGCATAAAAAGAGGGAACGAGGAGGCTGTCCTCTTCACCTGCTACCTCCATGTATGAGTGGTGATCACAAGAGAGGAAGCAGGCAGCAGAAATCCTCAGCTCCCACAGAAATGaacacattttccaaaataaagtCAAGCCAAGCAGCCCTACCCCACAGAAAGTCCTAGCAAGCAGAAGTGGCTTCCTACCTGAGGCACCAGCCAGGTGTGTCCAATGGTAGGAGCTGCAGTCAGAGATCAGGGTGACTTAACAGCTACAGGGCACTTGATGAATAAAGGGAAATAAGGAAACCACGTCAGACGACACCTCCCTTCTGAGCCCCACCCTTGTCTACATTTGGGGAAGAACAGTTTAAGTCAAGGGATCACAGACTTGTGATTAGAGACTGCCAGGGTCCATATGACCAAGTGGGGGTCCCAGGTGTGAAGCTGGGGTTGAGGGTCCATTATCTGAATTCTCCACTCTATGGatgatcatttttattattttccttttcttgaatttatttccatttgtttattcctAAATTCCCTAGTATATCACCTGTGGAAGCTTGCAACTTGCCTGACAAGTATAAAGAGCAAAGGATTTGACTTACAGCAGAGACTTCAGAAGGAGTCCCCCGTAGGAGGGACTTTGGGGCAATCTAgtgggaaagaggaggaggactGCACTTGAGTTGTGTTTGAACAGCAGGTACTCAATCTCTACTTATTTTGCAGGCTTCTTTGAGGTGGCCTAGCTCGGATTCAAGGCATTCTCATCAAAGATGTGAGAGCAGTTACTGGGATATCTTTGGCTTCCCTGTTGGTTTGGCAATGAGAGCTCCCCTTCCTCCTTTGCCTCCAACCTGGTCTTCTTTGGAGGTTGGCTTCCCAGTGTTCTCCACCTTCCACAACTCCAAGACCTGGCCTCAATCTCTACTTATTTTTCAGGCTTTTTGAGGGTATTTGAATGGAACACAAACCCTCCTTTGCCGCCAGCCACTCTTTTGCACAATCACTGCCAATGACCAGTTGGTTTAAATGGCTCTGAGGCTGACGGCATAGGCCACTCCCAGAGTCTGGCTGGTTGGCAGAGAGACCACAGAGCTGGGGCAGTCCACGAATGGAAGAGCTGGGGTCAAGGTCACTACAGCCTCCGTCTCAGTAATGGAGAACGGCTTCTCTGGGAACCCACCTTAGCTGCCTCCAGCAGCTAATGGCTGTCCCCTAGCTTGAGTCTTCTGGCACCTTTGTCACTTCTCCATATAATATGAACCCTACTGTGAGGCATTTACAAGTCAGCCCTCTTCTAGCTTGGGAGCCATGAGACAGCAAGAGCCTTCTTCAATTCATTTTTATGTTCTCTTTCAGggaatatagtaggtgctcaatcaaCAGTTGTGGAATAAATGAAGGGAGACATTTCTCCTGTGATTCATGGACCCTAAGTCACCACCACGATTCAATGTCTATTGCTTTTGGCTACACACTAAAGTCATTGGTATGCCTGATAGCTTCACTTCCACACAGCCCAGCTGGTCTGCCTGGCATTGCTTCTTCCCAACCTTCCTCCAATGTTTGGAGCTAGTGCCAGTCTGTGCAAGTATAAATCCTGCCCTACCACAAATGCCAAATTTACCATGCCATAGATTCCTACAGTTCTGCACTGgaaagaattttcttctttttttaagagacaggctctcactgtgttgccaaggctagaatgcagtggtgtgatcatagctcagtgtaaccccaaatgcctgggctcaagcaatcctcccacctcaacatccagagtagctgggactacaggcaagacCCACTAcatctggctttctttttttatattttatttttatttttattttttatttatttatttatttgtagagaaagggtcctGATATActgcccaggcttatcttgaactcctaacctctagtgatcctcctgcctttgcctcccaaagcactgggattacaggcataagccaccatgcccagccagcaagCCTATTTTTTAAGCTAAGTTGCGCTCTCCTCCTGGGCTCTTTTATCATTCATAAATGGTAACAGGAAGTGTAAGGAGACAATAGCCACTCATGCTTTGCTTTTACTGATGTTGGACTATTGTGCTCTGATGCCTAGACTAGAAAGGAGTCAAAGATGGAGTAGTCCTAGGAGGTGGGAGACTCCCTCTATTAATCATCTAGGGAAAAAGCAGCCCCGAGGGCAGAAAATAGTCACTGGGTACACAGGAGAAAAAAGACGGGGGCCTAGACTGCAAAACACCTGCCTATACTCAAGAACCACCCTGAGGCCGGGAGAAGGATAGTTTTTGCCACAAGGGGGCAGCAGTCACAGGACAGGGAATCCCCTGCAAGACACCCCCCTTGAGAAAGACCAGGGCCAAGAGCAGGTATATTTAATACCGGGTGTTAAGTTCTTCTTGGTATATAATTCCTTTCTGCTTTTCCTAAACCCTCAGTAAGTCGGTTCACCATGCCAGTCTATTTCAAGGAATCACTGAGGGGTTAGGGAAGGGTCTGGTCTCCTGGAGCCCAAAGAGTGAAGGGGAGCAGCCCTGCTGCATGAGCATGGTGGAGGCAACAGCGATGCTGGGGTCTCCAGGAGAAGTTTCATCTGGAGGACAAGGGTGGAAAGAACCTTTCACTTTGCAGTAGGACGAGCATTTCACTGAAGGAGGGAGAAAGCACATATAGATGagtttagaataaaattttaCCCACTTCAAAATGTTCCAGCTCAGCCCACCCAACCTATCTTCTATACCTCACTTCCCACTTATAACTGCGCCCTCTTAAAATGGCCTAGAATGCTCCTGCTGAGAAAGcatttttccattccatgtagAGCTCCCAATGCCACAAAGAAAGCTGTGACAGGTGCAGCCCGAATGCCAGTCAACTGGCAAAATGTAGCATCTCTTTGGGTGACATCTCCTTACCACTCTGTTTCAAACATGATGACTTCTACGCAGACTATGTGAACAGCGCAATGTGGCTGTAAGAACATCTATTTTGTCCCTGCATCAGCCTTATGCCAGCTTAAGCATCTCTTCTCATTCCTCCAGAAGAATCCACTTGGATCTGGGATCAAAGTAGAGGAAAGTGGTAGAGGGAGgtttctcctctctccccagTGACGTCCTCGTAACCACAGCAACAGGCTCAGGGAGTGAGTCTGTGACCTAAGATTATCCAGTCAGAGCAAATGTCAGATGTTTGCTCaatgaatgtggaaaagcaaGTATATAGTCTTATTGCAGTCAGCAGCCTTTTTGCTACCATAAATGGCAAAAACAGTCCAAGGAAAAAGCAACACACAGAAGAAGGCAGAGTTGAGAGAATCAGAGAAACAGACCAAGAGTCCTGAACAAACCATGCCCAGAGGCCATCTTCTCTCTGTACTTTCTTCGGTTCCATGAGCCAATAAATTGTCTTTATTGTTAAGACCAGTTTAAGTTGACTTTTCTGTTACCAGCAACCAAAACATGACCAACTGTGGGAGTTCTGGAAACCAAACGTGGTCTAGGATGAGAGGAGCAGGGAGTAGTGTCATTGAGACACtgggtccaggctgcagtggtaAAGATACAGGGGCATTGACAGACACGTGACCTAGCCAGGTGCAGACCTCCCAGCCCTGATCTCCAGTCTCCAGAGGAAGCCAGAGAAGGACCTTGAAAAGTGAGCATATTTGTTTCCTGCAATCtccattttaaaactaaaattaaattaaaaaattatttcctgcaatctcaatttaaaaaaaaaaaaattaacaaataaataaataggccaggcatggtggctcttgcctgtaatcccaacctttgagaggccaacatgggaggattgcttgagttcaggagttcaggacaagcctgggcaacatagcaagacctatctctctaaaaataaaaagtcaaagtcaaagtcaaaattagctgggcatggtggtgcgtgcctgtagtcccagctattagggagggtgaggcaggaggatcacttgagccagaaagatcaaggctacaatgagctatgatcacaccactgcactccagcctggatgatgaagtgagatcctgtctctaaataaataaacaaagtgagcctgggaaacacagtgacacccatttctacaaaaatgttttaattatctggatgtagtggcacacacctgtagtcccagctacatggaaagctgaggcaagagggtcgcttgagcccaggagttcaaggctgcagtgagctatgatcactccactgcactccagcctggaagacagagtgataTACTgtcctgaaagaaagaaaaattaaaaaaggaaagtgagCTTCTGAGCACTCATCTGAAGGAAACCCTCTGGAATGGATTCAGAAAATCCGCATGAAGAACCCAGAATTCCCTGCTTTGAAGCCAGCCAGACCAGGATGGAAATACTGGCTCTTCTTTACTAGTTCATGATCTTGGGATGGTGATAGGAAAGCATTTTTCTATTCTATGCAGAACACCCAGTGCCATGAAGAAAGCTGTGACAGGTGCAGCCTGAATGCCAGTCAACTGGTGAAATGTGGCATCTCTTAACATTTATCAAAATATCCTTATCtataaaaatggggataataatacttaCCTGTCCAAGCTGTTGTGATGATGGAAGGCTTGAGCACCAAACAAGCTGGTACAAATACCAACTCTGTCCCTGGCTAGATGTGTGCCCTTGGGCAACTTAGATGCTcactgtgtgcctcagttttctcacctgtaaaaggataataaaagtaGGACCTAGTTTATAGGATTGGCATCAGGATCAattagttaatatatgtaaagttgtTGGCAGATAGTAAGTGTTCAGTCACTTTTAGTTCATCCTGGTCTGGCTGGCTCCAAAGCAGGGAATTCTGGGTCCTTCATGAGGATTTTTTGAATCCATTCTGGAGGGTTTCCTTCAAATGAGTGCTCAGATGCccactttcctttatttttctttctttcgggACAGGAcatccctctgtctcccaggctggagtgcagtggagtgatcatagctcactgcagccttgaactcctgggttcaagcgatcctcttgcctcagcctcccatgtagctgggactataggtgtgtgccaccacatccagataattaagacacttttgtagagatgagggtcttgctatgttgcccaggctcttatgatcactttatttatttatttatttattatttatttatttatttattttgtacacAACCCCCATGGTCCCGTTGGGGAGCTGTGTATCAAACACACCAAAAAATGCAGAACCTTTGACGCTGAAATTCCACTaaaagagggaagagaggaagggaggaagaggagagagggagggaggaaggaagaaggaaggagggagggagggaaggaaggaaggaaagaaggaaggaaggaaggaaggaaagtaagtTTATCACAGGgttgtttataataataaaacagcaaTAATTTCAATGttcttcaaaaaatgtttatacaAATTATACTGGATTTATAAAATGGAACACCAtgcttctatttaaaataatgtacacTATAATTAATGCTATGGAAAAGTGTTTGTAATAGGATACTAAGTGGCAATAAAGATTAACAAGCAGAATGTACAGTATAACATTTTGtatcaaatacatatatgtatatgcacaggGAAAACATGAGAAACGTAGTCAAATGTCAGCAGGGGTTATCTTTGGGGATTGTAGATATTTGGGATTGTAGATATTTGCTTCCTTGCTTATGTCTTTTGATGTTGCTCAATCTTTAAAATAAGCATTACTTttgcaatcagaaaaaaaaaaaaatacacacaaggcacagtggttcacgcctgtaatcccaacacttcaggaggctgaggtgggtggactgcttgagatcgggagttcgaaaccagcttggccaacatggtgaaaccctgtctccactaaaaatacaaaaattagctgggcatggtggcgtgtgcctgtactcccagctacttgggaggctgaggcaggagaatcgcttgagcctgggaggcagaggtgagctgagattgcaccattgcactccagcctgggcagaagaacgagactcagtctcaaaagataaaagaaaaagaatacatatttagccattttcataaaaaaatcagtaaataaataCCACTGCAGCAGTCACTCCCGTCCCCTCACTCCAATTTGCCTGCACAGCTCTGTTTGTGAGCAGACGCCCAGGACTCTGAGCTTCCGCTCCACTGggctcctccctcctcagccctgaAACCTGCAGGCTTTTTTGCCTCTGGGCTCCCACACCACTTAGTTCTCCACTGCTGCTGTTTTCTCAGACTGTTTCATGCTTATTTCTAGGAGTCTTTGTCTCACACTGGACTATGAGTAGGCAGGACTCAGGCACAAAGCCTGGCACCTGGTCATGATTCATAAAGAtcccctgccttctctcctggCCCCTCCTGAAGGCCGGAACTGTAAAGGATTCTAGTTTGCATCCCTGGTGCCCAGCAAAGTGTGTGACACAAGGAGGGGTGTGTGACCTCTGCAGGTGCCTGGGGCCTGGGCTCAGAAAAGCCCCACCTTAGCGTCCGATATTCTACAGTTGCTGTCTtataattcttaataattttatcttggAATGTGTGTTTTATAAGTgaagtcagccaggcacagtgactcatggctgtaatcccagcactttgggaggtcaagactagaggatcgcttgagcccaggagtttgaaatcagcctgggcaacatagcgagatccccatcttgacaaaaaaaaaattttttttttaggccgagcacgatggctcacgcctgtaatcccagcactttgggaggcagaggcaggcggatcacgaggtcagaagttcaagaccagcctggccaacatagtgaaaccctgtctctactaaaaatacaaaaactagctgggcatggtagcacgtgcctgtaatcccagctatgcgggaggctgaggcaggagaattgcttgaacctgggaggtagaggttgcagggagccgagatcgtgccactgcactccagcttgggtgacagagcaagacttcgtctcaaaaaaaaaaaaaggttttttttttaattataaggaaaaaaacatgTGAGGTCCACTGGGTCATGCACAGATACTGGGAGCCTCAGCTCGCATGCTGTCCCACCTCTGTTGCCTTGAGGGATGAGGTCTCAGCTACCCGCTCCCCAGCCCCAAGACCACCGCAGTCCTCactttcatgcgcgtccgtgtgaagagaccaccaaacaggctttgtgtgagcaataaagctgttcatttcacctgggtgcaggtgggctgactCCGAAAAGAGAGTCAACAAAGGatggtggattatcattagttcttataggttttgggataggcggtgaagttaagagcaatgttttgcgggcaggggtggatctcacaaagtacattctcaagggtggggagaattacaaagaaacttcttaagggtgggggagattacaaagtacattgatcagttagggtgaggcagaaacaaatcacaatggtggaacgtcatcagttaaggctatttttacttcttttgtggatcttcagttacttcaggccatttGGATGTacacgtgcaagtcacaggggatgcgatggcttggcttgggctcagaggcctgacattcctgccttcttatattaataagaaaaataaaacagaatagtgTTGAAGTCTTGgggtggcgaaaatttttggggggttgtatggagagagaatgggcgatgtttctcagggctgcttcaagcgggattaggggcagcgtgggaacctagagtgggagagattaagctgaaggaagattttgtggtaagggttgatattgtggggttgttagaagaaacatttgtcatttagaattattggtggtggcctggatacagttttgtatgaattgaaaaactagatggaataagagaaggagaaaaacaggtataaaaggtcgaagaattgggaggacctaggacatctgattagagagtgcctaaggagattcagcatagtcctgccagcaaagattatttatttacttcaagagttaagagtggcagttttgGGATAGCacgaggagatatcagctgtgatggcttggcgcaacagtgtaaactggcagtgtaaacaagagcagggcatgtatgagtagttgagaacgatgaataggagtatgactagacagaagatagtagggatgacaagttttttgggggcacagtctaagttggtctggtgtctggaatgagactggggcctaataaaaaggagcgtctatacaggagcttacatgggctgtaccttgtagcattctgaggacaggtctgacttctgagaagggaaagtggtaaaagtattgtccagtcctttttaagttgggcTGAGCTTGgcgaggtgtgtttttaaaagacctttagtctgttctacttttcttgaagacagaggaccataagggatataaaggtttcactgaatactaagagcctgaaaaactgcttggctgatttgactcataaaggctggtctgttatcagactgtatagaggtaggaaggctaaactgaggaattatgtctgacagaagggaagaaatgactgtgtgGCCTTCTCAGACtatgtaggaaaggcctctacttatagtgaaagtgtctacttagactaagaggtattttagttatctgactcggggcatgttgagtaaagctaatttgccagtcctgggtgggggcaaatcctcaagcttgatgtgtagggaagggagggggcctgaataatccctgaggagtagtagaatagcagatggaacactgagaatttatttccttgaggatagatttccacgatggaaaggaaatgagaggttctaagaggcaggcTAGTGGCTTGTGCTAtggcatagcctgcctttgctggtgtgtggcgattaggcctggtggaactgccatcaataaatcaagcgtgatcagggtgaggaacaggaaagaaggaaatatggggaaatggggtgaatgtcaggtggctcagagagatacagtcatgggggtcaggtgtggtatcaggaataatgtgggaggccagattgaagtccgggccaggaacaacggtaattgtgggacttaacaaagagtgagtacagctgaaggagccagggaggagaaagtatatgcgtcaggtatgaggaagaaaatagattttggaagttatgagaaatgtagagagtgagttgagcatagtttgtgatttttagggcctctaaaagtattaaagcagtggcagccgctgcaggcagacatgagggctagactaaaacagtaaggtcaagttgtttggacagaaaggctacagggtgcggtcctggctcttgtgtaagaattctgactgcactaaccatgcctaggaaggaaaggagttgttgttttgtaagggattgaggtttggaaGATTAATTgcacacgatcagcagggagagcacgtgtgtttttatgagaattatgccgagatacgtaacagatgaggatgaaatttgggcttgactgaagtaatgggggctgtctgtgaagccctgcggcagtacagcccaggtaatttgctgagcctaatgggtgtcagggtcagtctaagtgaaagcaaagagaggctgggatgaagggtgcaaaggaatagtaaagaaagcatgtttga from Pongo abelii isolate AG06213 chromosome 11, NHGRI_mPonAbe1-v2.0_pri, whole genome shotgun sequence carries:
- the LOC100461947 gene encoding C-X-C chemokine receptor type 1 isoform X1: MSNITDPQMWDYDGDPNFTGMPPIDEDYRPCRLETETLNKYVVIVTYALVFLLSLLGNSLVMLVILYSRVGRSVTDVYLLNLALADLLFALTLPIWAVSKVNGWIFGTLLCKVVSLLKEVNFYSGILLLACISVDRYLAIVHATRTLTQKRHLVKFVCLSCWGLSMILSLPFFLFRQAYHPKNSSPVCYEVLGNDTAKWRMVLRILPHTFGFIVPLFVMLFCYGFALCTLFKAHMGQKHRAMRVIFAVVLIFLLCWLPYNLVLLADTLMRTQLIKESCERRNDIGWALDATEILGFLHSCLNPIIYAFIGQNFRHGFLKILAMHGLVSKEFLARHHVTSYTSSSVNVSSNL
- the LOC100461947 gene encoding C-X-C chemokine receptor type 1 isoform X2: MLVILYSRVGRSVTDVYLLNLALADLLFALTLPIWAVSKVNGWIFGTLLCKVVSLLKEVNFYSGILLLACISVDRYLAIVHATRTLTQKRHLVKFVCLSCWGLSMILSLPFFLFRQAYHPKNSSPVCYEVLGNDTAKWRMVLRILPHTFGFIVPLFVMLFCYGFALCTLFKAHMGQKHRAMRVIFAVVLIFLLCWLPYNLVLLADTLMRTQLIKESCERRNDIGWALDATEILGFLHSCLNPIIYAFIGQNFRHGFLKILAMHGLVSKEFLARHHVTSYTSSSVNVSSNL